The Nesterenkonia xinjiangensis genome contains a region encoding:
- a CDS encoding MerR family transcriptional regulator, protein MRSAEIARLAGVTVRTLRHYHQVGVLAEPPRTSNGYREYSVTDLVRLLRIRQLSSLGMPLDQMDSVLDDVETDGLAQGQYLDDLDQELLQQIQQLTAQRKVIAHLRAHQAAPDLPAELVPFYPPFDMAGYPERVAQMDRDQAILWSHFSDETGKAYLMAVYQKLSEDSALLASSADISRRFEALDSTSSEAQIAELVDDFTAFFAELDSPLTTDDHPTDLGRAAELLDKYSTETYNPQQRKALSVLAQRFSQNERP, encoded by the coding sequence ATGCGCAGCGCTGAAATAGCCCGCCTGGCCGGTGTCACCGTGCGCACCCTGCGCCACTACCACCAGGTCGGCGTGCTTGCAGAGCCGCCACGGACCAGCAACGGCTACCGCGAGTACAGTGTGACTGATCTGGTCCGGCTGCTGCGGATCAGGCAACTGAGCAGCCTGGGCATGCCCCTGGACCAGATGGACTCCGTTCTCGATGATGTTGAGACAGACGGGCTGGCTCAGGGCCAATACCTGGATGACCTTGACCAGGAACTGCTGCAGCAGATCCAACAGCTCACCGCACAGCGAAAAGTGATCGCCCACCTGCGCGCGCATCAGGCTGCCCCGGATCTACCGGCGGAGCTGGTGCCGTTCTACCCACCGTTTGACATGGCCGGTTACCCCGAGCGTGTGGCTCAGATGGACCGTGACCAGGCCATCCTGTGGAGCCACTTCTCCGACGAGACAGGCAAGGCATACCTGATGGCTGTCTACCAGAAGCTCAGCGAGGACTCAGCCCTTCTTGCCTCCTCTGCCGACATCTCTCGGCGCTTCGAGGCTCTTGATTCGACTAGCAGTGAGGCGCAGATCGCCGAGCTGGTTGACGACTTTACCGCGTTCTTCGCGGAACTAGACTCACCCCTCACCACAGACGACCACCCCACCGATCTGGGGCGAGCAGCAGAACTGCTGGACAAATACAGCACCGAAACCTACAACCCGCAACAGCGCAAAGCCCTGAGCGTGCTTGCCCAACGGTTCAGCCAGAACGAACGGCCCTGA
- a CDS encoding ElyC/SanA/YdcF family protein, which translates to MLGAGLINGQVLPLLAGRLCRGLHAQRQYGAKLLVTSGGQGQDEPVPEGDAMRDYLMSQGVTPDRVIAETASSNTAENLKFSRELLGDPQSSVLVVTSSYHVFRTALLTRKLGMRAHVIGPRTVWYYFPSVVIREFIGILRDQLRFHVAAGVIIIAVSVLSVAFSSTRSAPG; encoded by the coding sequence GTGCTCGGGGCGGGCCTCATCAACGGTCAGGTCCTGCCATTGCTGGCCGGCCGGCTCTGCCGTGGGCTCCACGCCCAGCGCCAGTACGGTGCGAAGCTACTGGTCACCAGTGGCGGTCAGGGGCAAGACGAACCGGTCCCCGAGGGTGATGCGATGCGTGACTACCTGATGAGCCAGGGAGTCACACCGGACCGGGTCATCGCGGAGACAGCTTCGAGCAATACAGCGGAGAATCTCAAGTTCTCTCGCGAGCTGTTGGGTGACCCGCAGTCGTCTGTGCTGGTCGTGACCAGCAGCTACCACGTATTTCGAACCGCTCTCCTGACTCGGAAGCTTGGCATGAGGGCCCATGTCATTGGGCCGAGAACTGTATGGTATTACTTCCCCAGCGTAGTGATCCGGGAGTTCATAGGGATCCTACGTGACCAGCTGAGGTTCCATGTGGCAGCAGGCGTGATCATCATCGCTGTCAGTGTCCTCAGCGTTGCCTTCTCCTCTACTAGGTCCGCCCCGGGGTGA
- the mutM gene encoding bifunctional DNA-formamidopyrimidine glycosylase/DNA-(apurinic or apyrimidinic site) lyase, giving the protein MPELPEVEVVRRGLAAWVAGRQVMDVDVHDARSLRRHEPSPGSDPGNPADAPTQPDPTPFARGEDFRARLRGRTLQEPQRRGKYLWLPLDSADSALLIHLGMSGQVLVEDRAAAAEKHLKISLDLSARPGAPEQLRFVDQRIFGGMQVTRLIAADHASGAVPAPVAHIAADPFETAADPSADERLFRALRRRRSGLKRALLDQSLISGIGNIYADEALWRAGLHFARRTETVTRDETSRLLTAARAVMSAALEAGGTSFDSLYVNVNGASGYFSRSLQAYGQAGGECSRCAVDGRSAGVIQRAKFMGRSSYWCPVCQPRPRNGRW; this is encoded by the coding sequence ATGCCTGAGCTGCCCGAGGTCGAGGTCGTCCGTCGTGGACTCGCCGCCTGGGTCGCCGGCCGTCAGGTGATGGACGTCGACGTCCATGACGCGCGCAGCCTTCGTCGGCATGAACCGTCCCCAGGCTCTGACCCGGGGAATCCTGCTGACGCCCCCACCCAGCCCGACCCGACGCCCTTCGCCCGCGGCGAGGACTTCCGTGCCCGGCTTCGCGGCCGGACGTTGCAGGAGCCGCAGCGCCGCGGGAAGTATCTTTGGCTTCCGCTGGACTCTGCCGACTCCGCGCTGCTGATCCATCTGGGCATGAGCGGTCAGGTCCTGGTGGAGGATCGCGCCGCCGCGGCGGAGAAGCACCTGAAGATCTCTCTGGACCTCTCCGCCCGCCCTGGTGCACCGGAGCAGCTGCGCTTCGTGGATCAGCGGATCTTCGGAGGCATGCAGGTCACTCGACTGATCGCCGCCGACCATGCCTCCGGCGCGGTGCCGGCCCCGGTGGCGCATATCGCGGCCGACCCCTTCGAGACGGCCGCCGACCCCTCCGCTGATGAGCGGCTCTTCCGGGCTCTGCGCCGCAGGCGTTCCGGGCTGAAGCGCGCCCTGCTCGACCAGTCGCTGATCTCCGGAATCGGAAACATCTACGCCGATGAGGCACTCTGGCGCGCCGGGCTGCACTTCGCCCGCCGAACCGAGACGGTCACCCGCGACGAGACCTCCCGGCTGCTCACCGCCGCCCGGGCGGTCATGTCCGCCGCGCTCGAGGCCGGAGGGACCAGCTTCGACTCGCTCTACGTCAACGTCAACGGCGCCTCGGGGTACTTTTCCCGTTCGCTGCAGGCCTATGGGCAGGCGGGCGGCGAATGTTCCCGCTGCGCGGTGGACGGTCGCAGCGCCGGGGTGATCCAGCGGGCCAAGTTCATGGGCCGCTCCTCCTATTGGTGCCCGGTCTGCCAACCGCGGCCCCGCAACGGCCGGTGGTGA
- the rnc gene encoding ribonuclease III, which yields MHIAPETLRCALTHRSYAYENDGMPTNERLEFLGDSVLGYAVTDYLFRTYPDHSEGDLAKLRSALVSTRALARIARALQVGPHISLGTGELRTGGQDKDSILADTMEALIGAAYLSTSFETARRLVLRLVVPLLSDAQAMSAGKDWKTTIQEISAQRGLGDIRYGIEGSGPDHDRSFTATLIIGGVAYASGTGKSKKDAEREAARRSVEKLAGGSSDAVRDDVLDDVLGDVLDR from the coding sequence GTGCACATCGCCCCCGAGACTCTTCGCTGTGCCCTGACGCACCGGTCCTACGCCTACGAGAACGACGGGATGCCCACCAACGAGCGTCTGGAGTTCCTCGGTGACTCGGTGCTGGGCTATGCCGTCACGGACTACCTGTTCCGCACCTATCCGGATCACTCCGAGGGGGATCTGGCCAAGCTGCGCTCTGCGCTGGTGAGCACCCGGGCTCTGGCCCGGATCGCTCGCGCCCTGCAGGTCGGGCCGCACATCAGCCTCGGCACCGGCGAGCTGCGCACCGGCGGCCAGGACAAGGACTCGATCCTCGCCGACACCATGGAGGCGCTCATCGGGGCCGCCTACCTCTCGACCTCCTTCGAGACCGCCCGCCGCCTGGTGCTGCGACTGGTGGTCCCGCTGCTCTCCGATGCGCAGGCGATGAGTGCCGGCAAGGACTGGAAGACGACGATCCAGGAGATCTCCGCCCAGCGTGGGCTGGGAGACATCCGCTACGGGATCGAAGGGTCGGGACCGGACCATGACAGGAGCTTCACCGCGACACTGATCATCGGTGGCGTGGCCTACGCCTCGGGGACCGGCAAGTCCAAGAAGGACGCCGAGCGGGAGGCTGCTCGACGCTCCGTGGAGAAGCTGGCCGGCGGCTCATCTGACGCCGTCCGGGACGATGTGCTCGACGACGTCCTCGGTGACGTCCTGGACCGTTGA
- the galU gene encoding UTP--glucose-1-phosphate uridylyltransferase GalU, with product MSSMKPISKAVIPAAGLGTRFLPATKAMPKEMLPVVDEPAIQYVVAEASAAGLDDILMITGRNKRSLEDHFDRVPALEATLEAKGDTAKLAAVREATELGDIHYLRQGDPKGLGHAVLCARQHVGDEPFAVLLGDDLIDPRDELLTTMLNTQRELGGSVIAVMEVPVEDISAYGVVDTGRAGAGLTENGDETVVPVTGLVEKPPVEEAPSNLAIIGRYVLHPAIFDQLEQTPPGRGGEIQLTDALQTMASTPAEQGGGVHAVVFRGRRYDTGDKLSYIKAVVTLAVDREDLGADLRTWLKEFVPGL from the coding sequence ATGAGCAGCATGAAGCCGATCAGCAAGGCCGTGATTCCAGCGGCGGGCCTGGGGACCCGCTTCCTCCCGGCGACGAAGGCCATGCCCAAGGAGATGCTGCCGGTGGTGGACGAGCCGGCCATCCAGTACGTGGTGGCGGAGGCCTCCGCCGCGGGCCTGGATGACATCCTGATGATCACCGGGCGCAACAAGCGTTCGCTGGAGGATCACTTCGATCGGGTTCCGGCGCTGGAGGCCACTCTGGAGGCCAAGGGAGACACCGCGAAGCTGGCGGCGGTCCGGGAGGCCACCGAGCTCGGCGACATCCACTATCTGCGCCAGGGGGATCCCAAAGGGCTGGGGCACGCAGTGCTGTGTGCTCGTCAGCACGTCGGGGATGAGCCCTTCGCGGTGCTGCTGGGCGATGACCTGATCGACCCCCGGGACGAGCTGCTGACCACGATGCTGAACACCCAGCGGGAGCTCGGTGGATCGGTGATCGCGGTGATGGAGGTCCCGGTCGAGGACATCAGCGCCTACGGGGTGGTCGACACCGGGCGTGCGGGTGCCGGGCTCACGGAGAACGGTGACGAGACCGTGGTGCCGGTCACCGGGCTCGTGGAGAAGCCCCCCGTGGAGGAGGCGCCGTCGAATCTGGCGATCATCGGCCGATACGTGCTGCATCCGGCGATCTTCGATCAGCTCGAGCAGACCCCTCCGGGACGTGGTGGTGAGATCCAGCTGACCGATGCGTTGCAGACGATGGCCTCGACTCCGGCCGAGCAGGGTGGCGGGGTGCACGCGGTGGTCTTCCGCGGACGCCGCTATGACACCGGGGACAAGTTGAGCTACATCAAAGCCGTGGTGACCCTGGCGGTGGACCGCGAGGATCTCGGCGCGGACCTGCGGACCTGGCTCAAGGAGTTCGTCCCCGGTCTGTGA
- a CDS encoding YceD family protein: MAAPHGSALVIDAKELRGRPGTQQHLARTVGVPAGFSTVLVGFPEGEDLELDLRIESVHEGVLLTGTVSARMSGQCGRCLGELGQPLEVDVMQLFTYPERAADASEEDEDERLIGEDLRIDLEPVLRDLMVSALPFQPICREECPGLCSQCGLRMEDDPEHFHEQIDPRWAALADLRDGLDEPED, translated from the coding sequence GTGGCTGCACCGCACGGAAGTGCCCTGGTGATCGATGCGAAGGAGCTCCGGGGCAGACCCGGGACCCAGCAGCATCTCGCCAGGACCGTCGGCGTGCCCGCCGGTTTCTCCACGGTGCTCGTGGGATTCCCCGAGGGCGAGGATCTCGAGCTGGATCTGCGGATCGAGTCGGTGCATGAGGGCGTGCTCCTCACCGGCACCGTCTCGGCACGGATGTCCGGCCAGTGCGGGCGCTGTCTCGGGGAGCTGGGACAGCCGCTCGAGGTGGACGTCATGCAGCTGTTCACCTACCCGGAGCGCGCCGCCGACGCGTCCGAGGAGGACGAGGACGAGCGTCTCATCGGCGAGGATCTCAGGATCGACCTGGAGCCGGTGCTCCGTGACCTCATGGTCTCGGCCCTGCCGTTCCAGCCGATCTGTCGCGAGGAATGCCCCGGGCTGTGCTCCCAGTGCGGACTCCGCATGGAGGACGACCCCGAGCATTTCCACGAGCAGATCGACCCCCGCTGGGCGGCCCTGGCCGACCTGCGGGACGGGCTGGACGAGCCCGAGGACTGA
- the rpmF gene encoding 50S ribosomal protein L32, which translates to MAVPKRKKSRANTRHRRSQWKAQAPSLVKTVENGRVVYSQPHQAKLVTDSAGTPLFYEYKGRKVADA; encoded by the coding sequence GTGGCTGTTCCGAAGCGGAAGAAGTCCCGTGCCAACACCCGTCACCGCCGTTCGCAGTGGAAGGCCCAGGCGCCTTCGCTGGTCAAGACGGTCGAGAACGGTCGTGTCGTCTACAGCCAGCCGCACCAGGCCAAGCTCGTGACCGACTCGGCCGGCACCCCGCTGTTCTACGAGTACAAGGGTCGCAAGGTCGCCGACGCGTGA